GTGGCTCATTAGTCAGAACACTGGTGATGATCTGCCACTGCTGagccctgagtgtgtgtgtgttcaccttaGGGATTGATTAAGGGCGGATCCAAATTCCAGAATGTTTATGGACCGGCCACACTGGGGGGGGAACTGACGGGGTGAAAGTGCTCTTCAGTGTGTCACTTCCTCTGTCGGGATTCGGGGGGTTGTATGTATGTGCCTCTCTCACTGGGTGTGTGTTCCTTCATTGTGTCAGCATGTGCAGCTAAATATAGGTGGtgtgggttttttgtttttttgttttttttaattaacaggAGTACACAGTGAccagtcatcacacacacacagtctgcacttcacactgctgctgctgctgtttgtcaGTTACTCAGTCAAAACCATAGGAATCCATTGCTCTCTGTACTCTGTCTGTAAACCCAGCTGCTGCTGGACCGACGGGTTCTACTCACTAAGTCGTATCAGTGTCACTCACTCATGCTGATGGAGTTTCTGTTTTGGATGCTGtgtttacagtggaggtgaatccaaacccaccagtgcagctacacgagtcttctgagtgtTGTCattatggaatgatgatgatgatgatgatgaaggtaaaatagtgaatagagaatctcatctaatgcagttttctttagggactactttctgtagctgcactacaccctgcagcatgtatccctccaccattttaatgatctggttctaaaagcaggttctagagccgaactcttctcagaactctggtagaaccgtatctcaggcatcaggcagcgtcttcatcaccattaggtgaagaactttctgtgaggagcttttattagagcttcagacagataactcttcacacacacatacacacacacctgtacacacaacAGAGAAAGTGGACATCAACACTGCTGCTGAAAACAAACATGTTTACTTTAGTATGTACACGCTGGAGGCAGAGATGGCtgaactgtaaacacacacacaccctctctctctcttatcacACTGGGTCATATGTGAGGGAGTTAACCCTTTacatgttctgtgtgtgtgtgacagagtgtGTGAAGTAGCCTCCGGGTTAGTAGTTTTCACAGAATCAACTGGAATGATAACACACTGCAttacaaaagcacacacacacatagaaccTTACAACTGGAAAACCAGCCATAAATGGCAATATGTGGGGTCCAAGCACTTCAGTTCACTGTCATCACGTCTGCTTATGCTGCTGTAACGGCTCCTACTGATCTCTGAGCAGCGGTTTAAAGGCCTTTACACACTGAATCAGACCAATTCAGCCCTGGATTTTTATTTTGCAGTTCTCCCTCACTGTTTAGTGCTCAGACCCCTAAAACATACTCACTCTCAGACCTGTGGCTCCTCCTCCCTCATAGCTCCACTGCTCAGATGTACAGGTACAGACTGCCCCTCTACCCCATTCATCACTTCCCAGTTTCTGGCCTGTTCTCAGGACAGTGGTGACACTGATATTTTAGTGTTCATGGTGGTCTGTGTGGAGCTGGTGTGAGTGTATGAGGCACAGCAGTGTTCCTGAGGTCTTAACACACTCAAGTGTCACTGCTAGGCTAAGAGTGGGCCCACCAGCCCAGAATATTTGGACAGAAGCAGCTGTGTCAAACTGACCCCTGATGATGAGCTACTGAACTGAACACCAGCAAGTTGGAGCTACAggggaggggtttctgataaagtgaccAGGAGCGTACAGGTTATACCAAaccaattagcactgtagctacaaAGCTGAACAGGTAATGGAAGCCTATCCCACCAGTTAGCACCAAAGCCATGTGCCTCATCACTGCTTGTGGGTGATCTGAGGCTCTGGGAGAACTGTACACGGCCCTTGACGTGCTGGACCTCGTCTTTCCCTCCGTCAGGGTGTGTGAGAGGAGTGTTCGGAAGAAGGCCTGACGTCCAGGCAGATCACCACCAGTCTGTAGAGGTTCAGAATGACCACCAGAAAGTTCTTGATGGCGAAGAACACGAGCATCTGGTGGAACACCTCGAAGTAGGTGATGACGGTCAGGCGGACGATGAGGAATGGCCCGTCCTGGATGAACAGGCTCTCCACAATGTTCCAGATGTCTGTGCTGTGTCTCTCCATCAGAACGTTCCTGCAGCAgcctttctcctcctccacGTCTGACTCGCCCGGCCGGGACGTCACCACtgagacacgcacacacacacagaccagatCAGTTACCATAGTCCTTACAGGTGAGTGTGAACAAGGTTAAATATATGGTGACTGATAGCTAAATACACTGCacttctagtccctgtagagaagaagtattgccaatagaataggaccctctggagcagatcatcatcatgaccctattggcaccatgctgcctaataatgccaggcgtgggctagaggggtataaagccccccagcattgagctgtggagcagtggaggaactgtgttcagTTCACCTGCCAGGTGCAGAGGAAACTGCAGCATgctccacgtccacactgcCAGGATTATATACACCAGCTGAGGACTGTTCtccctgtaacacacacacacacacacacacacacactggagcaGGGCTGGGTGTGCAGTTGTACACACTGAAAGAACACATGGGTTAAGGTTCAGTGAGGATACCCTACAGAAAAATGAATTGTGGTTTTGAGAGCCAGGCAGATGCTGTTGCGtctgaggtggttgctatgtagttgctaGGCAGATGCTATAGTGCTCTGAGCGGTTGTTTGCTAgagtgttactaggtggttgctatggtatgccgCATGGTTTTGAAGGGGTCACTAAACAAGACAAGTCATTGCTATGGGAACAGTTCTCCTCAGGTATGAGCTGAACGGCTCCTGTAGGCAGGTGTTACCCTGCTCTCCTGCCCAGAtcctcactgcagctctgctgctgctgctccattAAACTGCAGAGATCTGCACTGAGGTGTGAGGTTTACCCCTCCACTTCCCCCCATGGTGTTTAAGGTCCACACAAACTCATCTGAGCTGGGCAAGCGACAGATCTGTCTCCTGATTTGCATCTGAAAGCAGCTCAGTTTGCCAAACGTTCAGCCCAgcattttgttccaactgctcGGACAGCTGGAGATGGGGATGTCCCGGTTCTGCGTGTGGAGGATGGGTTTGGGTTGAGCGACACCATCAGTTACACATGTTTATACTGAACTATTGACGCCTGACTGGATAAATCTCAGACCACATTCAGTGTGTAAAGGCGTTTAGACCACTGGTCAGGTCAGCAAACAGCGCCTGGAGACCTCACAGATCTAATCTCCACCCCCCTGATGAGAGTGCACTACACTTTCCCATCATTAATCCAGATGTGAACCCACTACACTgtccactgtcgccgttggcttgctcacgggggtctttgacccttcatgttattccttctttcttctctgtctctgtcctttattaagtactaattatgtaaagctgctttgtgacgacaacagttgtgcaaagcgctatacaaataaatctgacttgacttgacttgactacacCCCTTTACATTCACCAATGTGTGACTGCGCTGAGCAGAGTGTGCGCTGAGTGAGCGCTGGGAGGCGCtcggtttgggacacagccgaGCTGTCAGGGAGGAAGCAGCTCTTCAGTGATTGAAGAAATACCCACTTCACATCAGACAGCGTCTCGCTGGTGAATTCCAGGATGTCAGCAGCTGTACCCACGAAAATCAGCAGAAGCTGAGACAGTTCGTCTCGTGTCACCCCACCCCCAAGGGGGAGGAGCCACTTGCCCAGGATGAGGAGGATGAGCAGGACCTGATGAAGGGCAAGAATCCAGTCGTTcgcacacacagtggaaaggAGGCTCTCTAtattctgtaacacacacacacacacacaaatatatatacaaaaagagtcttgtgcaaaagtttggccaATGCTGGCCAAATGacatacactataaggacaaaagtattgggacacctacacattccacctacaggagcttttctgacctctggagctggtccccctctgcagctctaccagcagcagcagcaggtctggagctctgctgcagttacggagtcagttggaggcttttctgcactctgctctgagctcagcactcctAAGTTCTGAATCCTAAGTTCTTTCTGGGTGGATGGTGTGGTGTTACTATGTGGTCGCTGTGGTATTGGCTGTGGGTGCTATAGTATCTCTAGAGGATAATATGGATTTACTAGAAGGCTGTtgtggtgttccaggtggtcaCTGGAGTATGGAATATTAGATTATTAATatatggttactatggtatttcTGCAGGTTGCTATGGATTGATGGTGGTTGTTATGATGTTCCAGGTGGTCGCCAGAGTCTCGTTTTACACTGATCATTTTATCGCTGCtatgcagatagatagatagatcactttatttatcccacgggaaaagtcagtttttacagcagcaaaatcaaacaagagagcagcataataaaggcacttaaacTACACATCCAAACAAAACGCTGTGCACAGCCGGTCTGCTCACACTGACCTGGAGGCTTGGAGTCAGTTTGCCGAGTGTTGGTCAGAAATCATGTTAACACGTTACTAATATGTAATAACCCACAGACAGCCCTGCTTATTAACACCATCAATGTGATTTAACACCatcagtgctgaattaacaccatcagtgtgaatTAACACCATCAATGTGATTTAACACCatcagtgctgaattaacaccatcagtgctgatttaacaccatcagtgtgaattaacaccatcagtgctgaattaacaccatcagtgctgatttaacaccatcagtgtgaattaacaccatcagtgctgatttaacaccatcagtgctgatttaacaccatcagtgctgaattaacaccatcagtgtgaattaacaccatcagtgctgaattaacaccatcagtgtgaaCTAACACCatcagtgctgaattaacaccatcagtgtgatttaacaccatcagtgctgatttaacaccatcagtgctgaattaacaccatcagtgtgaactaacaccatcagtgtgatttaacaccatcagtgctgaattaacaccatcagtgctgatttaacaccatcagtgtgaattaacaccatcagtgtgatttaacaccatcagtgctgatttaacaccatcagtgctgatttaacaccatcagtgtgaattaacaccatcagtgctgatttaacaccatcagtgctgaattaacaccatcagtgtgaattaacaccatcagtgctgaattaacaccatcagtgtgaaCTAACACCatcagtgctgaattaacaccatcagtgtgaaCTAACACCATCAGTGCTGATTtaacaccatcagtgtgaaCTAACACCatcagtgctgaattaacaccatcagtgtgaattaacaccatcagtgctgaattaacaccatcagtgtgaaCTAACACCatcagtgctgaattaacaccatcagtgtgaaCTAACACCATCAGTGCTGATTTAACACCatcagtgctgaattaacaccatcagtgtgaatTAACACCATCAATGTGATTTAACACCatcagtgctgaattaacaccATCAGTGTGATGTAACACCATCAGTGCTGTTTTAACACCatcagtgctgaattaacaccatcagtgtgaatTAACACCATCAGTGCTGAATTTAACACCATCAGTGTGATTTCACACCATCAGTTCTGAATTAACACCatcagtgctgaattaacaccatcagtgtgaactaacaccatcagtgtgatttaacaccatcagtgctgaattaacaccATCAGTGTGATTTAACACTatcagtgctgaattaacaccatcagtgctgaattaacaccatcagtgtgatttaacaccatcagtgtgaactaacaccatcagtgtgatttaacaccatcagtgtgaactaacaccatcagtgtgatttaacaccatcagtgctgaattaacaccatcagtgtgaattaacaccatcagtgtgatttaacac
The Salminus brasiliensis chromosome 10, fSalBra1.hap2, whole genome shotgun sequence genome window above contains:
- the tmem26a gene encoding transmembrane protein 26; protein product: MLLVKFVCAVLTRALFLLLALLAVWRVCWTKNDRWYWLLTALYIPLLLETIITLKRRKGHEYKWFSPAILFFLISIIPSIWILELQHRDNKSSVPQCKKLDSWNNVRSVVESFNGTLRNHTLKNIESLLSTVCANDWILALHQVLLILLILGKWLLPLGGGVTRDELSQLLLIFVGTAADILEFTSETLSDVKENSPQLVYIILAVWTWSMLQFPLHLAVVTSRPGESDVEEEKGCCRNVLMERHSTDIWNIVESLFIQDGPFLIVRLTVITYFEVFHQMLVFFAIKNFLVVILNLYRLVVICLDVRPSSEHSSHTP